Proteins from a single region of Megachile rotundata isolate GNS110a chromosome 7, iyMegRotu1, whole genome shotgun sequence:
- the LOC100880888 gene encoding mitochondrial pyruvate carrier 1-like isoform X1: MAKGSSNGLFSKETRNYLMSTHFWGPVFNWMIPIATIADTQKHPRIISGEMTLALALYSMVFMRFAVRVQPRNLLLFACHFVNSCAQLTQGYRYLDYHHISKSVLQDQDRGK, from the exons ATGGCAAAAGGCTCATCCAACGGTCTGTTCAGCAAAGAAACGAGGAACTATTTGATGAG CACGCACTTCTGGGGACCGGTGTTCAACTGGATGATACCCATAGCGACCATAGCCGACACGCAAAAGCATCCGAGGATCATTAGCGGCGAAATGACTTTGG CATTGGCACTCTATTCCATGGTATTCATGAGATTCGCGGTCAGAGTGCAGCCACGAAATTTGTTGCTGTTCGCGTGTCACTTCGTCAATAGCTGTGCACAACTCACACAAGGCTACAGGTATCTCGACTACCACCATATCTCGAAAAGTGTACTCCAAGACCAAGACAGAGGAAAGTGa
- the LOC100880888 gene encoding mitochondrial pyruvate carrier 1-like isoform X2, producing the protein MYFLSTHFWGPVFNWMIPIATIADTQKHPRIISGEMTLALALYSMVFMRFAVRVQPRNLLLFACHFVNSCAQLTQGYRYLDYHHISKSVLQDQDRGK; encoded by the exons ATGTACTTTTTAAGCACGCACTTCTGGGGACCGGTGTTCAACTGGATGATACCCATAGCGACCATAGCCGACACGCAAAAGCATCCGAGGATCATTAGCGGCGAAATGACTTTGG CATTGGCACTCTATTCCATGGTATTCATGAGATTCGCGGTCAGAGTGCAGCCACGAAATTTGTTGCTGTTCGCGTGTCACTTCGTCAATAGCTGTGCACAACTCACACAAGGCTACAGGTATCTCGACTACCACCATATCTCGAAAAGTGTACTCCAAGACCAAGACAGAGGAAAGTGa
- the LOC100875138 gene encoding BOS complex subunit TMEM147, whose translation MTLYHFGNCLALVYVPYYLTYKYSGLSEYGAFWKCIQAGGIYVFTQLVKMLALATFFPTADNVGEEGFDIVGEFLKSSIDLADLVGILLVLNSIPGKGHAKVLTAGVGWAGAEVLLTRFLLLWVGARGAEFDWKYIQKSLESNINLVQHITMATLVWLWSRHDLKRGLVPIVVSMLILTIYRQLVLDFLIVFFLTGPWSTLIVKAITTFIMGITTLYIYADLAHSIGIF comes from the exons ATGACATTATATCATTTCGGAAATTGTTTAGCCTTGGTATATGTTCCATATTACCTTACTTACAAATATTCAGGCTT GTCAGAGTACGGTGCATTTTGGAAATGCATTCAAGCTGGAGGTATTTATGTATTCACTCAACTAGTGAAAATGTTAGCACTTGCTACTTTCTTTCCTACAGCTGACAATGTAGGAGAAGAAGGTTTTGATATAGTTGGT GAATTTCTAAAATCATCTATAGATTTGGCAGACTTAGTAGGAATATTGTTGGTATTAAATAGCATCCCTGGTAAAGGACATGCAAAAGTTTTAACAGCCGGAGTTGGATGGGCAGGAGCCGAAGTGTTGCTTACTAGGTTTCTGCTGTTATGGGTTGGAGCAAGAGGTGCAGAATTTGATTGGAAATACATTCAAAAGAGTCTGGAGTCTAATATTAATTTA GTACAACATATAACTATGGCAAcacttgtatggttgtggtcgaGGCACGACTTAAAACGAGGTTTGGTTCCAATTGTAGTTAGCATGCTCATACTTACTATCTACAGACAGCTTGTGTTAGATTTTCTTATAGTATTCTTTCTAACTGGCCCATGGtcaactcttattgttaaagctattactacttttattatggGTATTACAACATTATATATATACGCAGATCTTGCTCATTCAATTGGTATTTTCtga
- the LOC100881001 gene encoding DDB1- and CUL4-associated factor 8 isoform X1: MDVKDYHKVCEEVYDTEPSTSKDKDAVNNLRNIALEEVLDQTQAENKTMQEHDEPSFDNKYNVVNTKSIFEQTEDKETDRETSFSTLNSTFSSEATTSQDNTPSSSNDIESSSLFNDQNKIKRSISKGQINGDSGISVEKSGNSSDEDSSKRQKLNENSSKQSKSDDESVDNLPKFHKLKSEVKKRNYRGKKPSVGESADSCNEGSSEDVEMRQETEETTPSRGTENSEHGLETNSDGSDVEDACSEGDLEEAEEDIPACLKKEKPKPNWFVVPELIRRETGNNPLFQRRYYGSLHVVEHFELAYKLETHQGCVNALNFNEKGNLLVSGSDDLSVVIWDWAKGKNCRHLFSGHASNLFQTKWLPFNSNLVATCALDCQVRLLDIKKGEARRIAKHEAPTHKLAVHPDTPEVIISVGADANVLSIDIRDKTPTKLLVVKDGSSNVPLYSVHSNPFNSNEFCVGGRSQIVRIYDRRKVSTSLYKLCPDHLAGNKNAHVTSALYNHNGSEVLASYNDEDIYLFDAVMPQTGDFAHRYQGHRNNATVKGVNFFGPKSEFVISGSDCGCIFIWDKNTEAIVNWMPGDEQGVVNCLEPHPFIPVLATSGLDFDAKIWIPSCEHPPNLTKLASCVKSNAINRAEDTTNESDAIDGQMFWILLSTVHRTQFLTDFRERHHLSDDDNSVDDFSSNSSRESNSSNHSDSQSEGNRSP, encoded by the exons ATGGATGTTAAAGATTATCACAAGGTGTGCGAAGAAGTATATGACACTGAACCTTCTACATCTAAGGATAAGGATGCAGTCAATAATTTACGAAACATTGCATTAGAAGAAGTCTTAGATCAAACTCAGGCTGAAAATAAAACTATGCAAGAACATGATGAACCATCTTTTGATAATAAGTACAATGTAGTTAATACAAAAAGTATATTTGAACAAACAGAAGATAAAGAAACTGATAGAGAAACATCATTTTCTACTTTAAATTCAACCTTCTCATCAGAAGCAACTACCTCACAGGACAATACTCCTTCTTCATCGAATGATATTGAATCAAGTTCACTTTTTAatgatcaaaataaaattaagagaAGTATTTCCAAAG gTCAAATAAATGGTGATAGTGGTATTTCAGTGGAAAAGTCTGGTAATAGTTCTGATGAAGATTCTAGCAAGCGACAGAAACTGAATGAGAATTCATCTAAACAATCAAAATCTGATGATGAAAGTGTAGATAATTTACCAAAGTTCCATAAGTTAAAATCTGAAGTAAAGAAACGTAATTATCGTGGTAAGAAACCATCAGTGGGAGAAAGTGCAGATAGTTGCAATGAAGGAAGTAGTGAAGATGTTGAGATGAGGCAAG AAACAGAGGAAACCACACCATCTAGGGGAACAGAAAATAGTGAACATGGATTAGAAACAAATAGTGATGGTTCAGATGTTGAGGATGCat GCAGTGAAGGAGACTTAGAGGAAGCAGAAGAAGATATTCCTGCTTGTTTGAAGAAAGAAAAACCAAAACCAAATTGGTTTGTGGTACCAGAACTTATCCGACGTGAAACGGGTAACAATCCGTTGTTTCAACGTAGATATTATGGTTCCTTACATGTTGTAGAACATTTTGAACTTGCCTATAAGCTTGAAACACATCAG ggTTGTGTTAATgctttaaattttaatgaaaaaggAAATTTACTAGTTAGTGGTTCAGATGATTTATCTGTAGTTATATGGGATTGGGCAAAAGGGAAAAACTGTCGCCATTTATTTTCTGGTCATGCAAGTAACTTGTTTCAA ACCAAATGGTTACCATTTAATTCGAATTTAGTGGCAACGTGCGCTCTTGATTGCCAAGTAcgtttattagatattaaaaagGGTGAAGCACGAAGAATAGCAAAACATGAAGCACCCACTCATAAACTTGCGGTTCATCCGGATACACCTGAAGTTATAATTTCTGTTGGTGCAGATGCTAATGTGTTATCTATAGATATTAGAGATAAAACACCAACAAA ATTATTAGTAGTGAAAGATGGCTCTTCTAACGTGCCGTTATACAGTGTTCATTCAAATCCCTTTAATAGTAACGAATTTTGTGTTGGAGGTCGATCTCAAATAGTCAGAATATATGATCGACGAAAAGTATCTACATCACTATACAAGTTATGTCCTGATCATTTG GCTGGGAATAAAAATGCACATGTAACTTCTgctttatataatcataatggaAGTGAAGTTCTTGCCTCTTATAATGACGAAgacatatatttatttgatgCCGTGATGCCACAAACTGGAGATTTTGCTCATCGATACCAAGGCCATAGAAACAATGCTACTG TCAAAGGTGTCAACTTTTTTGGACCAAAGAGTGAGTTTGTTATATCTGGATCGGATTGCGGATGTATATTTATTTGGGATAAGAATACCGAAGCAATCGTGAACTGGATGCCCGGCGATGAACAAGGAGTG GTAAATTGTTTGGAACCTCACCCATTTATACCCGTTCTTGCAACGAGTGGACTGGATTTTGACGCAAAGATATGGATACCTTCTTGCGAACATCCTCCAAACTTAACAAAGCTAGCAAGT tGTGTCAAATCTAATGCGATTAATAGGGCAGAAGATACTACCAATGAATCTGATGCAATTGATGGTCAGATGTTTTGGATATTATTAAGTACTGTTCATCGTACACAGTTTTTAACA GATTTCAGAGAACGTCATCATCTATCGGACGATGACAATAGTGTCGATGATTtttcttccaattcttccagAGAGAGCAATTCTTCCAATCACAGCGATAGTCAGTCAGAGGGGAATAGATCTCCATAG
- the LOC100881001 gene encoding DDB1- and CUL4-associated factor 8 isoform X2: MDVKDYHKVCEEVYDTEPSTSKDKDAVNNLRNIALEEVLDQTQAENKTMQEHDEPSFDNKYNVVNTKSIFEQTEDKETDRETSFSTLNSTFSSEATTSQDNTPSSSNDIESSSLFNDQNKIKRSISKGQINGDSGISVEKSGNSSDEDSSKRQKLNENSSKQSKSDDESVDNLPKFHKLKSEVKKRNYRGKKPSVGESADSCNEGSSEDVEMRQETEETTPSRGTENSEHGLETNSDGSDVEDACSEGDLEEAEEDIPACLKKEKPKPNWFVVPELIRRETGNNPLFQRRYYGSLHVVEHFELAYKLETHQGCVNALNFNEKGNLLVSGSDDLSVVIWDWAKGKNCRHLFSGHASNLFQTKWLPFNSNLVATCALDCQVRLLDIKKGEARRIAKHEAPTHKLAVHPDTPEVIISVGADANVLSIDIRDKTPTKLLVVKDGSSNVPLYSVHSNPFNSNEFCVGGRSQIVRIYDRRKVSTSLYKLCPDHLAGNKNAHVTSALYNHNGSEVLASYNDEDIYLFDAVMPQTGDFAHRYQGHRNNATVKGVNFFGPKSEFVISGSDCGCIFIWDKNTEAIVNWMPGDEQGVVNCLEPHPFIPVLATSGLDFDAKIWIPSCEHPPNLTKLASCVKSNAINRAEDTTNESDAIDGQMFWILLSTVHRTQFLTREQFFQSQR; the protein is encoded by the exons ATGGATGTTAAAGATTATCACAAGGTGTGCGAAGAAGTATATGACACTGAACCTTCTACATCTAAGGATAAGGATGCAGTCAATAATTTACGAAACATTGCATTAGAAGAAGTCTTAGATCAAACTCAGGCTGAAAATAAAACTATGCAAGAACATGATGAACCATCTTTTGATAATAAGTACAATGTAGTTAATACAAAAAGTATATTTGAACAAACAGAAGATAAAGAAACTGATAGAGAAACATCATTTTCTACTTTAAATTCAACCTTCTCATCAGAAGCAACTACCTCACAGGACAATACTCCTTCTTCATCGAATGATATTGAATCAAGTTCACTTTTTAatgatcaaaataaaattaagagaAGTATTTCCAAAG gTCAAATAAATGGTGATAGTGGTATTTCAGTGGAAAAGTCTGGTAATAGTTCTGATGAAGATTCTAGCAAGCGACAGAAACTGAATGAGAATTCATCTAAACAATCAAAATCTGATGATGAAAGTGTAGATAATTTACCAAAGTTCCATAAGTTAAAATCTGAAGTAAAGAAACGTAATTATCGTGGTAAGAAACCATCAGTGGGAGAAAGTGCAGATAGTTGCAATGAAGGAAGTAGTGAAGATGTTGAGATGAGGCAAG AAACAGAGGAAACCACACCATCTAGGGGAACAGAAAATAGTGAACATGGATTAGAAACAAATAGTGATGGTTCAGATGTTGAGGATGCat GCAGTGAAGGAGACTTAGAGGAAGCAGAAGAAGATATTCCTGCTTGTTTGAAGAAAGAAAAACCAAAACCAAATTGGTTTGTGGTACCAGAACTTATCCGACGTGAAACGGGTAACAATCCGTTGTTTCAACGTAGATATTATGGTTCCTTACATGTTGTAGAACATTTTGAACTTGCCTATAAGCTTGAAACACATCAG ggTTGTGTTAATgctttaaattttaatgaaaaaggAAATTTACTAGTTAGTGGTTCAGATGATTTATCTGTAGTTATATGGGATTGGGCAAAAGGGAAAAACTGTCGCCATTTATTTTCTGGTCATGCAAGTAACTTGTTTCAA ACCAAATGGTTACCATTTAATTCGAATTTAGTGGCAACGTGCGCTCTTGATTGCCAAGTAcgtttattagatattaaaaagGGTGAAGCACGAAGAATAGCAAAACATGAAGCACCCACTCATAAACTTGCGGTTCATCCGGATACACCTGAAGTTATAATTTCTGTTGGTGCAGATGCTAATGTGTTATCTATAGATATTAGAGATAAAACACCAACAAA ATTATTAGTAGTGAAAGATGGCTCTTCTAACGTGCCGTTATACAGTGTTCATTCAAATCCCTTTAATAGTAACGAATTTTGTGTTGGAGGTCGATCTCAAATAGTCAGAATATATGATCGACGAAAAGTATCTACATCACTATACAAGTTATGTCCTGATCATTTG GCTGGGAATAAAAATGCACATGTAACTTCTgctttatataatcataatggaAGTGAAGTTCTTGCCTCTTATAATGACGAAgacatatatttatttgatgCCGTGATGCCACAAACTGGAGATTTTGCTCATCGATACCAAGGCCATAGAAACAATGCTACTG TCAAAGGTGTCAACTTTTTTGGACCAAAGAGTGAGTTTGTTATATCTGGATCGGATTGCGGATGTATATTTATTTGGGATAAGAATACCGAAGCAATCGTGAACTGGATGCCCGGCGATGAACAAGGAGTG GTAAATTGTTTGGAACCTCACCCATTTATACCCGTTCTTGCAACGAGTGGACTGGATTTTGACGCAAAGATATGGATACCTTCTTGCGAACATCCTCCAAACTTAACAAAGCTAGCAAGT tGTGTCAAATCTAATGCGATTAATAGGGCAGAAGATACTACCAATGAATCTGATGCAATTGATGGTCAGATGTTTTGGATATTATTAAGTACTGTTCATCGTACACAGTTTTTAACA AGAGAGCAATTCTTCCAATCACAGCGATAG
- the LOC100881001 gene encoding DDB1- and CUL4-associated factor 8 isoform X3 gives MDVKDYHKVCEEVYDTEPSTSKDKDAVNNLRNIALEEVLDQTQAENKTMQEHDEPSFDNKYNVVNTKSIFEQTEDKETDRETSFSTLNSTFSSEATTSQDNTPSSSNDIESSSLFNDQNKIKRSISKGQINGDSGISVEKSGNSSDEDSSKRQKLNENSSKQSKSDDESVDNLPKFHKLKSEVKKRNYRGKKPSVGESADSCNEGSSEDVEMRQETEETTPSRGTENSEHGLETNSDGSDVEDACSEGDLEEAEEDIPACLKKEKPKPNWFVVPELIRRETGNNPLFQRRYYGSLHVVEHFELAYKLETHQGCVNALNFNEKGNLLVSGSDDLSVVIWDWAKGKNCRHLFSGHASNLFQTKWLPFNSNLVATCALDCQVRLLDIKKGEARRIAKHEAPTHKLAVHPDTPEVIISVGADANVLSIDIRDKTPTKLLVVKDGSSNVPLYSVHSNPFNSNEFCVGGRSQIVRIYDRRKVSTSLYKLCPDHLAGNKNAHVTSALYNHNGSEVLASYNDEDIYLFDAVMPQTGDFAHRYQGHRNNATVKGVNFFGPKSEFVISGSDCGCIFIWDKNTEAIVNWMPGDEQGVVNCLEPHPFIPVLATSGLDFDAKIWIPSCEHPPNLTKLASCVKSNAINRAEDTTNESDAIDGQMFWILLSTVHRTQFLTRTSSSIGR, from the exons ATGGATGTTAAAGATTATCACAAGGTGTGCGAAGAAGTATATGACACTGAACCTTCTACATCTAAGGATAAGGATGCAGTCAATAATTTACGAAACATTGCATTAGAAGAAGTCTTAGATCAAACTCAGGCTGAAAATAAAACTATGCAAGAACATGATGAACCATCTTTTGATAATAAGTACAATGTAGTTAATACAAAAAGTATATTTGAACAAACAGAAGATAAAGAAACTGATAGAGAAACATCATTTTCTACTTTAAATTCAACCTTCTCATCAGAAGCAACTACCTCACAGGACAATACTCCTTCTTCATCGAATGATATTGAATCAAGTTCACTTTTTAatgatcaaaataaaattaagagaAGTATTTCCAAAG gTCAAATAAATGGTGATAGTGGTATTTCAGTGGAAAAGTCTGGTAATAGTTCTGATGAAGATTCTAGCAAGCGACAGAAACTGAATGAGAATTCATCTAAACAATCAAAATCTGATGATGAAAGTGTAGATAATTTACCAAAGTTCCATAAGTTAAAATCTGAAGTAAAGAAACGTAATTATCGTGGTAAGAAACCATCAGTGGGAGAAAGTGCAGATAGTTGCAATGAAGGAAGTAGTGAAGATGTTGAGATGAGGCAAG AAACAGAGGAAACCACACCATCTAGGGGAACAGAAAATAGTGAACATGGATTAGAAACAAATAGTGATGGTTCAGATGTTGAGGATGCat GCAGTGAAGGAGACTTAGAGGAAGCAGAAGAAGATATTCCTGCTTGTTTGAAGAAAGAAAAACCAAAACCAAATTGGTTTGTGGTACCAGAACTTATCCGACGTGAAACGGGTAACAATCCGTTGTTTCAACGTAGATATTATGGTTCCTTACATGTTGTAGAACATTTTGAACTTGCCTATAAGCTTGAAACACATCAG ggTTGTGTTAATgctttaaattttaatgaaaaaggAAATTTACTAGTTAGTGGTTCAGATGATTTATCTGTAGTTATATGGGATTGGGCAAAAGGGAAAAACTGTCGCCATTTATTTTCTGGTCATGCAAGTAACTTGTTTCAA ACCAAATGGTTACCATTTAATTCGAATTTAGTGGCAACGTGCGCTCTTGATTGCCAAGTAcgtttattagatattaaaaagGGTGAAGCACGAAGAATAGCAAAACATGAAGCACCCACTCATAAACTTGCGGTTCATCCGGATACACCTGAAGTTATAATTTCTGTTGGTGCAGATGCTAATGTGTTATCTATAGATATTAGAGATAAAACACCAACAAA ATTATTAGTAGTGAAAGATGGCTCTTCTAACGTGCCGTTATACAGTGTTCATTCAAATCCCTTTAATAGTAACGAATTTTGTGTTGGAGGTCGATCTCAAATAGTCAGAATATATGATCGACGAAAAGTATCTACATCACTATACAAGTTATGTCCTGATCATTTG GCTGGGAATAAAAATGCACATGTAACTTCTgctttatataatcataatggaAGTGAAGTTCTTGCCTCTTATAATGACGAAgacatatatttatttgatgCCGTGATGCCACAAACTGGAGATTTTGCTCATCGATACCAAGGCCATAGAAACAATGCTACTG TCAAAGGTGTCAACTTTTTTGGACCAAAGAGTGAGTTTGTTATATCTGGATCGGATTGCGGATGTATATTTATTTGGGATAAGAATACCGAAGCAATCGTGAACTGGATGCCCGGCGATGAACAAGGAGTG GTAAATTGTTTGGAACCTCACCCATTTATACCCGTTCTTGCAACGAGTGGACTGGATTTTGACGCAAAGATATGGATACCTTCTTGCGAACATCCTCCAAACTTAACAAAGCTAGCAAGT tGTGTCAAATCTAATGCGATTAATAGGGCAGAAGATACTACCAATGAATCTGATGCAATTGATGGTCAGATGTTTTGGATATTATTAAGTACTGTTCATCGTACACAGTTTTTAACA AGAACGTCATCATCTATCGGACGATGA
- the LOC100881001 gene encoding DDB1- and CUL4-associated factor 8 isoform X4 has product MDVKDYHKVCEEVYDTEPSTSKDKDAVNNLRNIALEEVLDQTQAENKTMQEHDEPSFDNKYNVVNTKSIFEQTEDKETDRETSFSTLNSTFSSEATTSQDNTPSSSNDIESSSLFNDQNKIKRSISKGQINGDSGISVEKSGNSSDEDSSKRQKLNENSSKQSKSDDESVDNLPKFHKLKSEVKKRNYRGKKPSVGESADSCNEGSSEDVEMRQETEETTPSRGTENSEHGLETNSDGSDVEDACSEGDLEEAEEDIPACLKKEKPKPNWFVVPELIRRETGNNPLFQRRYYGSLHVVEHFELAYKLETHQGCVNALNFNEKGNLLVSGSDDLSVVIWDWAKGKNCRHLFSGHASNLFQTKWLPFNSNLVATCALDCQVRLLDIKKGEARRIAKHEAPTHKLAVHPDTPEVIISVGADANVLSIDIRDKTPTKLLVVKDGSSNVPLYSVHSNPFNSNEFCVGGRSQIVRIYDRRKVSTSLYKLCPDHLAGNKNAHVTSALYNHNGSEVLASYNDEDIYLFDAVMPQTGDFAHRYQGHRNNATVKGVNFFGPKSEFVISGSDCGCIFIWDKNTEAIVNWMPGDEQGVVNCLEPHPFIPVLATSGLDFDAKIWIPSCEHPPNLTKLASCVKSNAINRAEDTTNESDAIDGQMFWILLSTVHRTQFLTHFI; this is encoded by the exons ATGGATGTTAAAGATTATCACAAGGTGTGCGAAGAAGTATATGACACTGAACCTTCTACATCTAAGGATAAGGATGCAGTCAATAATTTACGAAACATTGCATTAGAAGAAGTCTTAGATCAAACTCAGGCTGAAAATAAAACTATGCAAGAACATGATGAACCATCTTTTGATAATAAGTACAATGTAGTTAATACAAAAAGTATATTTGAACAAACAGAAGATAAAGAAACTGATAGAGAAACATCATTTTCTACTTTAAATTCAACCTTCTCATCAGAAGCAACTACCTCACAGGACAATACTCCTTCTTCATCGAATGATATTGAATCAAGTTCACTTTTTAatgatcaaaataaaattaagagaAGTATTTCCAAAG gTCAAATAAATGGTGATAGTGGTATTTCAGTGGAAAAGTCTGGTAATAGTTCTGATGAAGATTCTAGCAAGCGACAGAAACTGAATGAGAATTCATCTAAACAATCAAAATCTGATGATGAAAGTGTAGATAATTTACCAAAGTTCCATAAGTTAAAATCTGAAGTAAAGAAACGTAATTATCGTGGTAAGAAACCATCAGTGGGAGAAAGTGCAGATAGTTGCAATGAAGGAAGTAGTGAAGATGTTGAGATGAGGCAAG AAACAGAGGAAACCACACCATCTAGGGGAACAGAAAATAGTGAACATGGATTAGAAACAAATAGTGATGGTTCAGATGTTGAGGATGCat GCAGTGAAGGAGACTTAGAGGAAGCAGAAGAAGATATTCCTGCTTGTTTGAAGAAAGAAAAACCAAAACCAAATTGGTTTGTGGTACCAGAACTTATCCGACGTGAAACGGGTAACAATCCGTTGTTTCAACGTAGATATTATGGTTCCTTACATGTTGTAGAACATTTTGAACTTGCCTATAAGCTTGAAACACATCAG ggTTGTGTTAATgctttaaattttaatgaaaaaggAAATTTACTAGTTAGTGGTTCAGATGATTTATCTGTAGTTATATGGGATTGGGCAAAAGGGAAAAACTGTCGCCATTTATTTTCTGGTCATGCAAGTAACTTGTTTCAA ACCAAATGGTTACCATTTAATTCGAATTTAGTGGCAACGTGCGCTCTTGATTGCCAAGTAcgtttattagatattaaaaagGGTGAAGCACGAAGAATAGCAAAACATGAAGCACCCACTCATAAACTTGCGGTTCATCCGGATACACCTGAAGTTATAATTTCTGTTGGTGCAGATGCTAATGTGTTATCTATAGATATTAGAGATAAAACACCAACAAA ATTATTAGTAGTGAAAGATGGCTCTTCTAACGTGCCGTTATACAGTGTTCATTCAAATCCCTTTAATAGTAACGAATTTTGTGTTGGAGGTCGATCTCAAATAGTCAGAATATATGATCGACGAAAAGTATCTACATCACTATACAAGTTATGTCCTGATCATTTG GCTGGGAATAAAAATGCACATGTAACTTCTgctttatataatcataatggaAGTGAAGTTCTTGCCTCTTATAATGACGAAgacatatatttatttgatgCCGTGATGCCACAAACTGGAGATTTTGCTCATCGATACCAAGGCCATAGAAACAATGCTACTG TCAAAGGTGTCAACTTTTTTGGACCAAAGAGTGAGTTTGTTATATCTGGATCGGATTGCGGATGTATATTTATTTGGGATAAGAATACCGAAGCAATCGTGAACTGGATGCCCGGCGATGAACAAGGAGTG GTAAATTGTTTGGAACCTCACCCATTTATACCCGTTCTTGCAACGAGTGGACTGGATTTTGACGCAAAGATATGGATACCTTCTTGCGAACATCCTCCAAACTTAACAAAGCTAGCAAGT tGTGTCAAATCTAATGCGATTAATAGGGCAGAAGATACTACCAATGAATCTGATGCAATTGATGGTCAGATGTTTTGGATATTATTAAGTACTGTTCATCGTACACAGTTTTTAACA cattttatttaa